A genomic region of Leptospira terpstrae serovar Hualin str. LT 11-33 = ATCC 700639 contains the following coding sequences:
- a CDS encoding alpha/beta hydrolase family protein, whose product MNRLSAWIKSIHFLIGLQSKDETLPDVREISIPIRNGSLRADCYMTKSKSLGTIITINGLAPLGNRDPRFIIVNRSLNQLGYTVVSPFYDEICDYKISLRNIEDIKDSITYISKQKEISPSGKVSIFAPSFSGSLSLIAVSEKEIAERINSVCAIGAFANVDDIIGNLFANQSLDEYGRMILLLNFLPLSIGENKSLFKAIKLAILDNYFKYKDNLLEPHYSKMKKTDREFFEKLKYNKDFRMKHWEIILKKGGKNRELLTALSVTNHIDTLNLPILLIHGLKDDVVPANESSMLYEKLQARGVDCKLCITNLISHGDTGFGFKTLFEVPKLISSFSYFFRKAYDGK is encoded by the coding sequence ATGAATAGACTATCAGCTTGGATCAAATCAATCCATTTCCTTATAGGATTACAAAGTAAAGATGAAACACTGCCAGATGTTCGGGAAATTTCGATTCCCATACGCAACGGCAGTTTGCGTGCAGACTGTTATATGACAAAATCAAAATCATTGGGCACGATAATTACCATCAATGGCCTTGCTCCCCTAGGAAACCGTGATCCGAGGTTTATCATTGTCAATCGAAGCCTAAATCAATTAGGTTACACGGTTGTGAGTCCATTCTACGATGAAATTTGTGATTATAAAATTTCTCTTCGTAACATTGAAGATATTAAAGATTCCATTACTTACATCTCTAAACAAAAAGAGATAAGTCCTTCTGGAAAAGTATCCATTTTTGCACCCTCTTTTTCAGGATCCTTAAGTCTTATCGCAGTAAGCGAAAAAGAAATTGCCGAACGAATTAATTCCGTTTGTGCGATCGGTGCCTTTGCCAATGTAGATGATATTATTGGAAATTTGTTTGCAAACCAGAGTTTGGATGAATACGGACGAATGATTCTTTTACTGAATTTTCTCCCCTTGTCCATTGGAGAAAACAAAAGTTTATTTAAGGCCATTAAACTTGCGATTTTAGATAACTATTTCAAATACAAAGACAATCTTTTGGAACCTCATTATTCAAAAATGAAAAAAACAGACCGCGAGTTTTTTGAAAAATTGAAATACAATAAAGATTTTAGAATGAAACATTGGGAAATCATACTTAAAAAAGGCGGAAAAAACAGAGAGTTGTTAACTGCTTTATCAGTTACAAATCATATTGATACTCTCAACTTACCAATTTTATTGATTCATGGCTTAAAGGATGATGTAGTGCCAGCTAATGAGTCTTCTATGTTATATGAAAAGTTGCAGGCACGTGGTGTAGATTGTAAACTCTGCATCACAAATCTAATTTCCCATGGCGATACTGGTTTTGGTTTCAAAACTTTATTCGAAGTACCCAAACTCATATCCTCTTTTTCGTATTTTTTTCGAAAAGCTTATGATGGCAAATGA
- a CDS encoding proline dehydrogenase family protein yields the protein MFRIKFGCYIMFTKQMQYDDTKILSIAKIIDTKIGSLIQRFVFYTTSKSIHFGFRYPKLKLQIFKFIDVLPSLETKKIYPYFKIYLFDEDTEIPIFLKSSIQFLIKTFCLGKLVSSLILKIVKVFAKFFILTDSPKNLKKLNSSIRPRTYDVLGETAVSPKEAKEYLRQYSELLELLPEVPLDIDPKLRTNISIKCSGIETRLYPEAEEMSGKYLKETLRPLLRLAMKKGIGINLDMEQYDLKSIICRVAKELFLEAEFKKYKHFGIVVQSYLRSSTEDLKVWKEYAKDRGVPITIRLVKGAYLEYERIKAEERGWISPVFDTKRETDIKFEENVLFLLDSSPFLRPAFGTHNLRSLAFILYHANNRSILDFEIQMLYGMANKYKAGLESMGIIIREYSPIGALLPGMAYLIRRLLENTSNQGFLYQMSLGKNLDSLITNPKEEIINGI from the coding sequence GTGTTTAGGATCAAATTTGGTTGTTACATTATGTTTACAAAACAAATGCAATATGATGATACAAAAATTCTCAGTATTGCAAAAATCATCGATACGAAAATTGGATCTTTGATTCAAAGATTTGTATTTTATACTACTTCCAAGAGCATTCACTTTGGATTTCGTTATCCCAAGTTAAAATTACAGATTTTTAAATTTATCGATGTCTTACCTTCTCTCGAAACAAAAAAAATATATCCCTATTTTAAAATTTATCTATTTGATGAAGACACGGAAATTCCTATTTTTTTAAAATCCTCTATTCAATTTTTAATCAAAACTTTCTGTTTAGGCAAACTTGTATCATCTCTGATACTAAAAATTGTAAAAGTATTTGCAAAATTTTTCATCTTAACTGATTCTCCAAAGAATTTAAAGAAACTGAACTCATCTATAAGACCGCGCACATATGATGTATTAGGTGAAACCGCAGTGTCTCCCAAAGAAGCAAAAGAATACCTCAGGCAATATTCGGAACTTCTGGAACTATTACCGGAAGTTCCGCTAGATATAGATCCAAAACTAAGAACCAATATTTCTATCAAATGTTCAGGCATCGAAACAAGACTTTATCCAGAAGCCGAAGAAATGAGTGGTAAGTATTTAAAAGAAACGCTTCGTCCCCTCCTACGATTGGCAATGAAGAAGGGAATAGGAATCAATTTAGATATGGAACAATACGATCTAAAATCAATCATTTGTCGAGTAGCGAAGGAATTATTTTTAGAAGCAGAATTCAAAAAATACAAACATTTTGGGATCGTTGTCCAATCTTATTTAAGATCATCTACAGAGGATTTGAAAGTTTGGAAAGAGTATGCAAAGGATCGCGGAGTGCCCATTACCATTCGGCTTGTAAAGGGTGCCTACTTAGAATACGAACGCATCAAAGCAGAAGAACGAGGTTGGATTTCTCCTGTTTTTGATACCAAGAGAGAAACAGATATAAAATTCGAAGAGAATGTTCTCTTTCTTTTAGATTCAAGTCCTTTCCTTCGCCCTGCCTTTGGAACACATAACCTTCGTTCACTTGCATTTATCCTATATCATGCGAACAACCGCTCGATTTTAGATTTTGAAATTCAAATGTTATATGGAATGGCAAACAAATACAAAGCCGGTTTAGAATCCATGGGAATCATTATCAGAGAATATTCTCCGATAGGTGCCTTACTTCCTGGAATGGCTTATTTAATCAGAAGATTACTAGAGAATACCTCTAACCAAGGTTTTTTGTACCAAATGAGTCTTGGAAAAAACTTAGATTCCTTGATTACCAACCCAAAAGAGGAAATAATAAATGGAATTTAA
- a CDS encoding 7TM diverse intracellular signaling domain-containing protein gives MKKGTGEYPIGYHMEILTLTPDSDLRFEEVRKTNLFEESKSLSPNFGFTKNIYWVRFELHNESNERDWFIHVSYPLLDKIEFYELTDKSWKQIITGDSYVFSARPLEEKSFIFPVKLGLQKNKTYYFRFESEGTVQFPITVYSHERFLKLKEKENLSLGIYYGIVFVLVIYNLILLFMLRDWGYLYYLLYVSLYGLSQSVLNGLAFQIFWPNSPHWANISLPFVGGFSLFWGLQFTRSFLNTKRNTPTWDKIIFVLMGLMLFLMLSSFVFSYYVNIYLLASFVILFALSVFLVAVVCWDKGYKPARYFLIAWVALLFGVGIYSLKGFGILPANIFTEYGLQVGSAIEMCLLSLGLAYKIKLANSDKNRAERLMTSYKVKLQDAKLVSSRLEVELLKNNIHPHFLLNSINATIIWLDEDPETAKQLLTALSDELRSILKLTNKKTISISEEINICKRYLEIMSLRKESKFEFKTEGVSPKDMIPPIVLLTLVENGVTHGYQGKNSGIFTLKKKKDKNKTKYILFNDGLPTTKSDSLGTGMKYIKSRLQEAFPNKWDFTSKMVTGGWENTITVME, from the coding sequence TTGAAAAAAGGAACGGGGGAATACCCCATTGGATACCATATGGAAATCCTTACCCTAACACCTGATAGTGACCTAAGATTTGAGGAAGTTAGGAAAACGAATTTATTTGAGGAGAGTAAATCTCTTTCACCCAATTTTGGATTTACAAAAAATATTTATTGGGTTCGTTTTGAACTACATAATGAATCGAACGAACGCGACTGGTTCATTCATGTATCCTATCCGTTGTTGGATAAAATAGAATTCTACGAATTGACTGATAAATCTTGGAAACAAATCATCACAGGTGATTCTTATGTTTTTTCTGCGAGGCCACTAGAGGAAAAAAGTTTTATTTTCCCAGTAAAGTTAGGTCTTCAGAAAAATAAAACATACTATTTCCGTTTTGAAAGTGAGGGAACTGTTCAGTTTCCGATAACTGTTTATTCACATGAAAGATTTTTGAAGTTGAAAGAGAAGGAAAATTTATCTTTAGGAATTTATTATGGAATCGTTTTTGTATTAGTAATTTATAATTTAATACTATTATTTATGCTTAGAGATTGGGGGTATTTGTATTATCTTTTGTATGTAAGTTTGTATGGGTTATCTCAGTCGGTTCTAAATGGGTTAGCGTTCCAGATTTTCTGGCCTAATTCTCCCCATTGGGCAAATATCAGTTTACCATTTGTGGGAGGATTTTCTTTGTTTTGGGGACTTCAGTTTACTAGAAGTTTTTTGAATACAAAACGAAACACACCAACTTGGGATAAAATCATCTTTGTGCTAATGGGTTTGATGTTGTTTTTGATGTTATCATCCTTTGTTTTTTCCTATTATGTAAACATCTATTTATTGGCTTCCTTTGTGATCTTGTTTGCTCTTTCTGTTTTTCTCGTTGCTGTTGTTTGTTGGGACAAAGGATACAAGCCGGCACGCTACTTTTTAATCGCTTGGGTAGCTCTTTTATTTGGTGTGGGTATTTATTCACTGAAAGGATTTGGAATTTTGCCTGCGAATATATTTACCGAGTATGGACTGCAAGTTGGTTCAGCGATTGAGATGTGTTTACTCTCTTTGGGTCTTGCTTATAAAATTAAACTAGCCAACTCTGATAAAAATCGGGCCGAAAGACTAATGACTTCTTATAAAGTCAAACTTCAGGATGCAAAATTAGTTTCTTCAAGGTTAGAAGTTGAATTGTTAAAAAACAATATACATCCTCATTTTTTATTAAATTCGATCAATGCAACCATCATCTGGTTGGATGAGGATCCAGAAACAGCCAAACAATTACTCACTGCTCTTTCTGATGAATTGCGATCTATCTTAAAGTTAACCAATAAAAAAACAATTTCTATCAGTGAAGAGATAAATATTTGCAAACGATATTTGGAGATTATGAGTCTTCGAAAAGAATCAAAGTTTGAATTTAAAACAGAGGGGGTGAGCCCCAAAGATATGATCCCGCCCATTGTTCTTTTGACATTGGTTGAAAATGGTGTCACACATGGTTATCAAGGTAAAAATTCAGGAATCTTCACATTAAAGAAAAAGAAAGATAAAAATAAAACAAAATACATTCTATTCAATGACGGACTTCCTACAACTAAATCCGATTCATTGGGAACTGGTATGAAATACATAAAATCAAGGTTACAAGAAGCCTTTCCTAATAAATGGGATTTTACCTCCAAAATGGTCACAGGGGGTTGGGAGAATACCATCACAGTAATGGAGTAA
- the rocD gene encoding ornithine--oxo-acid transaminase gives MGKLTELLIEKETQFGAFNYSPLPVVLVKGKGIYLWDIEGKKYFDFLSAYSAVNQGHCHPKIVDVFQKQSAILTLTSRAFHNDKLPLFTEFMCSTFGYDRVLPMNTGVEAGETAIKLARKWGYQKKKIPENQAKIIFCEGNFWGRTIAAISSSTDPKSKNDFGPFLSGYEIIPYNDLVALETAVSDPNVAAFMVEAIQGEAGVIVPHEAYLKEVRRICKIHNVLLIVDEIQTGLGRTGKLLCSDHSEIKPDLLLLGKALSGGMMPISCVLGSADILLLLKPGEHGSTFGGNPLACEVAITSVKTILEEGMSENAESMGILFRDTIESWKHSLVHSVRGKGLLNAVQFADSVDAKKLCLELMKTGVLVKETHKNTVRFAPPLVISKSEMKQALEIIKTAIDSFL, from the coding sequence ATGGGAAAATTAACAGAATTACTTATCGAAAAAGAAACTCAGTTTGGAGCTTTTAATTATTCTCCCTTGCCTGTTGTGTTAGTAAAAGGGAAAGGCATTTATCTTTGGGATATAGAAGGGAAAAAGTATTTTGATTTTCTTTCCGCTTATAGTGCTGTGAATCAAGGCCATTGCCATCCAAAGATTGTTGATGTTTTTCAAAAACAATCGGCAATTCTGACTCTTACTTCCCGAGCATTTCATAACGACAAACTTCCGTTATTTACTGAGTTTATGTGTTCTACCTTTGGATATGACCGCGTGTTGCCCATGAATACTGGTGTAGAGGCAGGGGAAACAGCCATCAAACTTGCTAGAAAGTGGGGATACCAAAAGAAAAAAATTCCAGAGAACCAAGCAAAGATAATCTTCTGTGAAGGAAATTTTTGGGGTAGGACCATAGCAGCCATCTCTTCTTCTACGGACCCAAAAAGTAAAAATGATTTTGGTCCTTTTCTTTCTGGTTATGAAATCATACCTTACAATGATTTGGTTGCATTGGAAACGGCCGTATCTGATCCAAATGTTGCCGCCTTTATGGTCGAAGCTATACAAGGAGAAGCAGGTGTGATTGTTCCTCATGAAGCATATTTAAAAGAAGTTAGAAGAATATGCAAAATTCATAATGTACTATTGATTGTTGATGAAATACAAACTGGTTTAGGAAGAACGGGAAAACTACTTTGTTCTGACCATTCCGAAATCAAACCAGATTTATTACTTCTTGGGAAAGCTCTTTCGGGTGGAATGATGCCCATTTCTTGTGTATTAGGTTCTGCGGATATACTTTTGCTTTTAAAACCAGGGGAACATGGTTCCACGTTTGGAGGCAATCCGCTTGCATGTGAAGTAGCCATCACCTCTGTAAAAACAATTTTAGAAGAAGGAATGTCTGAGAATGCAGAGAGTATGGGGATTTTATTTCGAGATACCATTGAATCTTGGAAACATTCTTTGGTGCATTCGGTTCGAGGGAAAGGCCTCTTAAATGCAGTGCAATTTGCCGATTCTGTAGATGCCAAAAAACTATGCCTTGAGCTAATGAAGACCGGAGTTTTGGTGAAAGAAACGCATAAAAACACGGTTCGGTTTGCACCTCCTCTTGTGATTTCAAAATCCGAGATGAAACAAGCTTTGGAGATAATCAAAACTGCAATTGATTCTTTTCTCTAA
- a CDS encoding aldehyde dehydrogenase family protein: MEFKNETIRDFSINTERTTLHSVLNSIKDLIPFQIPISTGKLEKFSPNPFIHKNPWSPESIVSKVSLANAKDLEETIQTSKEEGNHWKHLSQDKRSQILNLVADTLVSKKDFIIAVCIWETGKHIMEAEIEFAEAVDFCRYYAMVSKNQLADKHINLLGEDNSYYYQPKGIIGSISPWNFPMAIFTGMCAGPLVTGNIVLAKPAEETSATAYEITKCFWEAGVPKGVLHFLPGLGSEIGEAIVTHPEVSVINFTGSRDVGLSILRKTALVPHGQRIIKKVICELGGKNAMIVDADADLDVAIQSILSSAFGFQGQKCSALSRLFVHNDCYDRLKERLIAAMDGLLIGSPLDFENRIGPVIHEESYLRLSNLQKENERFLIGRTSSVPNTGFYIPPSLYEPPIDSSMWTSEIFGPLLSIQKIFSFSEGIVYANDSDYALTCGVISRNPKHIAQAKLEIEAGNLYINRGITGAVVNRQPFGGGKLSGTGAKAGGPDYIHLFVEGKTYTENTMRQGFSRDTLQ, translated from the coding sequence ATGGAATTTAAAAATGAAACCATTCGGGATTTTTCAATCAACACAGAAAGGACCACTTTACATTCTGTACTAAACTCTATTAAAGATTTAATCCCTTTCCAAATTCCCATCTCAACTGGTAAACTAGAGAAATTTTCTCCAAATCCTTTTATTCATAAAAACCCATGGTCACCAGAGTCAATTGTATCAAAGGTATCTCTTGCGAATGCCAAGGACTTAGAGGAAACAATCCAAACTTCGAAAGAGGAAGGAAACCATTGGAAACACCTCTCCCAAGACAAACGGTCTCAAATTTTGAATTTAGTCGCAGATACTTTGGTCAGTAAAAAAGATTTTATTATTGCTGTCTGCATTTGGGAAACAGGAAAACATATTATGGAGGCAGAGATAGAATTTGCGGAAGCAGTTGATTTTTGCCGTTATTATGCGATGGTTTCCAAAAACCAACTTGCGGACAAACATATCAATTTGTTAGGTGAAGACAATTCATACTACTACCAACCAAAAGGAATCATCGGTTCTATTTCCCCATGGAATTTTCCCATGGCCATATTTACGGGAATGTGTGCAGGCCCCCTCGTCACAGGAAATATTGTCCTCGCAAAACCTGCAGAAGAAACATCTGCCACAGCATATGAGATCACAAAATGTTTTTGGGAGGCAGGTGTACCAAAAGGTGTTTTGCATTTTTTACCGGGGCTTGGTTCCGAAATAGGAGAAGCCATTGTCACTCACCCAGAAGTTTCTGTGATCAATTTTACTGGCTCTCGGGATGTGGGTCTTTCCATACTTCGAAAGACTGCACTAGTCCCTCACGGACAACGAATCATAAAAAAAGTGATTTGTGAGTTAGGTGGGAAAAATGCGATGATTGTAGATGCAGATGCTGACTTAGACGTTGCAATCCAATCTATACTATCTTCGGCCTTTGGATTCCAAGGCCAAAAATGCAGTGCACTTTCTCGACTTTTTGTACATAACGATTGTTATGATCGTTTAAAAGAAAGACTAATTGCTGCTATGGATGGTTTACTGATTGGTTCTCCACTAGATTTTGAAAATCGAATTGGTCCAGTCATTCATGAGGAAAGTTATTTGCGGCTTTCGAATTTACAAAAAGAGAATGAGCGTTTTTTAATCGGTCGAACTTCTTCTGTTCCAAATACAGGATTTTATATTCCACCAAGTTTGTATGAACCACCTATTGATTCTTCTATGTGGACATCAGAAATCTTCGGACCCTTACTATCCATACAAAAGATTTTTAGTTTTTCAGAAGGGATTGTTTATGCCAATGATTCTGATTATGCTCTTACCTGTGGAGTGATTTCTCGAAACCCAAAACATATAGCACAAGCAAAATTGGAAATAGAAGCGGGTAATTTATATATCAACCGAGGGATCACGGGTGCAGTTGTCAACAGACAACCATTTGGCGGAGGTAAACTATCGGGAACCGGTGCCAAAGCAGGTGGACCCGACTATATTCATCTTTTTGTAGAAGGAAAAACGTATACAGAAAATACTATGCGCCAAGGTTTTTCAAGAGATACTCTCCAATAA